In a single window of the Gossypium hirsutum isolate 1008001.06 chromosome A13, Gossypium_hirsutum_v2.1, whole genome shotgun sequence genome:
- the LOC107933283 gene encoding protein GL2-INTERACTING REPRESSOR 1 — protein MASEISEIKQESPMDDVRSSNTSLISSANVTVKNCSNINKSAKHNEEPRQGVARKRSLTETGEEENGRSIDLNVELTPPGQAPKDRLSSNRSSEVSSTSLSETSRMLLNQQDSSGEEVEFSNATPEEPPLVAMGCTRCLVFVLTSETNPKCVNCQTPDHLIDVLHYNPPKKPKHV, from the exons ATGGCCTCTGAAATCTCTGAAATTAAGCAAGAGAGTCCTATGGATGATGTTAGATCTAGCAATACTTCTCTCATCTCTAGTGCTAATGTTACTGTGAAGAATTGttctaacattaacaaaagtGCAAAGCATAATGAG GAACCTCGTCAAGGAGTTGCTCGGAAGAGAAGTTTGACTGAAACTGGCGAAGAAGAAAACGGAAGAAGCATAGATTTGAATGTTGAGTTAACTCCGCCAGGTCAGGCCCCAAAAGATCGTTTATCTAGTAACCGATCTTCGGAGGTCTCATCGACATCGCTATCGGAAACGTCACGCATGCTTCTGAATCAACAAGACTCTTCTGGTGAAGAAGTTGAGTTCAGCAACGCAACACCGGAGGAACCACCACTTGTTGCGATGGGTTGTACTCGTTGTTTAGTATTTGTGCTGACAAGTGAGACCAACCCTAAGTGTGTCAATTGCCAAACCCCTGATCATCTTATTGATGTACTTCATTATAATCCCCCCAAGAAACCAAAGCATgtttag